In Deltaproteobacteria bacterium, the following are encoded in one genomic region:
- a CDS encoding cation:proton antiporter subunit C has translation MDFERIFASYNYWIISVLMLVGVYGMMAKRNLLKKLMGMNILQVGVILFYLTFSPKKGGILPVLEESIGPELDAYANPLPQALMLTAIVVGVATTGVALALLIRIHRRHGTLEEDEILEKLR, from the coding sequence ATGGACTTCGAGCGCATCTTCGCCAGCTACAACTACTGGATCATCTCGGTCCTGATGTTGGTGGGCGTCTACGGGATGATGGCCAAGCGCAACCTCCTGAAGAAGCTCATGGGGATGAACATCCTCCAGGTGGGGGTGATCCTCTTCTACCTGACCTTCTCCCCCAAGAAGGGCGGCATCCTGCCGGTGCTCGAGGAGTCGATCGGCCCGGAGCTCGACGCCTACGCCAACCCCCTGCCGCAGGCCCTGATGCTCACCGCCATCGTGGTGGGCGTGGCGACCACCGGAGTGGCCCTGGCCCTCCTCATCCGGATCCACCGCCGCCACGGCACCCTCGAGGAAGACGAGATCCTGGAGAAGCTGCGGTGA
- a CDS encoding MnhB domain-containing protein, translated as MMGRYDSVVVSLAGRVQAPLLQLYALYVLFHGHYSPGGGFQAGATLAGSFLIFRITEGYPDGLKGLTTRRATHLAILGVSLYLAIGILGLLLPPGTAFLDYAAVSGIPGMPHGEHVAAARALGTIGIEVGVTLAVMGVMVILFDDLVARSRGGL; from the coding sequence ATGATGGGCCGCTACGACTCGGTGGTCGTGAGCCTGGCGGGCCGGGTGCAGGCGCCGCTGCTGCAGCTCTACGCCCTCTACGTGCTCTTCCACGGCCACTACAGCCCGGGCGGCGGCTTCCAGGCCGGCGCCACCCTCGCCGGCAGCTTCCTGATCTTCCGCATCACCGAGGGCTACCCGGACGGCCTCAAGGGCCTGACCACCCGCCGGGCCACCCACCTCGCCATCCTGGGGGTCTCCCTCTACCTGGCCATCGGCATCCTCGGCCTCCTCCTGCCCCCGGGCACGGCCTTCCTCGACTACGCCGCGGTCTCGGGCATCCCGGGCATGCCCCACGGTGAGCACGTCGCCGCCGCCCGCGCCCTCGGCACCATCGGGATCGAGGTCGGCGTCACCCTCGCGGTGATGGGCGTGATGGTCATCCTCTTCGACGATCTCGTCGCCCGCAGCCGGGGCGGCCTCTAG
- a CDS encoding DUF4040 domain-containing protein produces the protein MSLLLDALLLPILVILAVTALSLKDLAAATIVFAGFSFFSCIVYAAMAAVDVAFTEAMIGAAVSAVVFFAALFRTGRESRE, from the coding sequence ATGAGCCTGCTCCTCGACGCCCTGCTCCTGCCGATCCTGGTGATCCTCGCGGTCACGGCCCTCTCCCTGAAGGATCTCGCGGCGGCGACCATCGTCTTCGCGGGCTTCTCCTTCTTCTCCTGCATCGTCTACGCGGCCATGGCCGCGGTGGACGTGGCCTTCACCGAGGCGATGATCGGCGCGGCGGTCTCGGCGGTGGTCTTCTTCGCAGCCCTCTTCCGCACCGGAAGGGAGAGCCGAGAATGA
- the mnhG gene encoding monovalent cation/H(+) antiporter subunit G: MIATLFLGLGLFFLFVGGFGLVRLPDFYMRLHPAGKADTLGAALILTGLAVLAGPTLLALKILLVEGFILLANPTATHALARAACKAGLPMWTRKGTMTLKQAEERRARRRRLRQEDREEEEGEA, translated from the coding sequence ATGATCGCCACGCTCTTCCTGGGCCTCGGCCTCTTCTTCCTCTTCGTGGGAGGCTTCGGGCTGGTGCGCCTGCCCGACTTCTACATGCGCCTCCACCCCGCGGGGAAGGCGGACACCCTGGGGGCCGCCCTGATCCTCACCGGCCTCGCCGTCCTGGCCGGCCCCACCCTCCTGGCCCTGAAGATCCTCCTGGTCGAGGGCTTCATCCTGCTGGCCAACCCGACCGCCACCCACGCCCTGGCGCGGGCCGCCTGCAAGGCCGGGCTCCCCATGTGGACCCGCAAGGGCACCATGACCCTGAAGCAGGCCGAGGAGCGCCGGGCGAGGAGGCGCCGGCTGCGGCAGGAGGATCGCGAGGAAGAGGAGGGCGAGGCATGA
- a CDS encoding monovalent cation/H+ antiporter complex subunit F: MDTVLHGAALILAALLFLPLYRVVRGPTAFDRALGAGTLGTKTIVLLVLMGFLSDQADMYIDISLGYGLALIIGTLVTAKYLESSVWQGGHNPEREP, translated from the coding sequence ATGGACACCGTCCTCCACGGCGCCGCCCTGATCCTGGCGGCCCTCCTCTTCCTGCCCCTCTACCGGGTGGTGCGGGGCCCCACCGCCTTCGACCGGGCGCTCGGCGCCGGCACCCTGGGCACCAAGACCATCGTCCTGCTGGTCCTGATGGGCTTCCTCTCCGATCAGGCGGACATGTACATCGACATCTCGCTGGGCTACGGCCTGGCGCTGATCATCGGCACCCTGGTGACGGCCAAGTACCTCGAGTCCTCGGTCTGGCAGGGGGGCCACAACCCGGAGCGCGAGCCTTGA
- a CDS encoding Na+/H+ antiporter subunit E, with product MKRRLRHHLIIFGGLFTFWVILSGMLDATHLIMGAICAAGVTLLSARHLRSADGIGGPGFYLTFIRWHHVALYLPWLFVEIIKANLYVLKLVLGPRAGWDPQITNVGPDLKSELAQVVLANSITLTPGTVTIDVVDERFIVHSIDVPVALDIESGTMGRRVKAAFGREIGKEAAAAIARLEAEAPPRRRKEDR from the coding sequence ATGAAACGACGCCTACGTCACCACCTGATCATCTTCGGGGGACTGTTCACCTTCTGGGTGATCCTCTCCGGGATGCTCGACGCCACCCACCTCATCATGGGGGCCATCTGCGCTGCCGGCGTGACCCTGCTCTCGGCCAGGCACCTGCGCTCGGCCGACGGCATCGGGGGGCCGGGCTTCTACCTGACCTTCATCCGCTGGCACCACGTGGCCCTCTATCTTCCCTGGCTCTTCGTGGAGATCATCAAGGCGAACCTCTACGTGCTCAAGCTGGTCCTCGGGCCGCGCGCGGGCTGGGATCCCCAGATCACCAACGTCGGCCCGGATCTGAAGTCCGAGCTGGCCCAGGTGGTCCTCGCCAACTCGATCACCCTCACCCCTGGAACCGTGACCATCGACGTGGTCGACGAGCGCTTCATCGTGCACAGCATCGACGTCCCGGTGGCCCTCGACATCGAGAGCGGCACGATGGGCCGGCGGGTGAAGGCCGCCTTCGGGCGGGAGATCGGCAAGGAGGCCGCCGCGGCCATCGCCCGGCTCGAGGCCGAGGCGCCGCCCCGGCGCCGGAAGGAGGACCGGTGA
- a CDS encoding NfeD family protein: MLAVSEIWVPGGVVIFLGSAGMAVAGLRALGLIESLPVSIGAWLALSVASVVGLRGLVKRFFPAESYFQSTDEDVEAYGTVVETIAEVSESSDEGRIRFGGTTWAARSVRGVLPAGTPCRIVHRDNLVWVVEPISEPLLAGSSTDEEK; this comes from the coding sequence GTGCTCGCAGTCTCCGAGATCTGGGTGCCGGGAGGGGTGGTCATCTTCCTGGGCAGCGCGGGCATGGCCGTCGCGGGGCTCCGCGCCCTCGGGCTGATCGAGAGCCTGCCGGTCTCGATCGGCGCGTGGCTGGCGCTCTCGGTGGCCTCGGTGGTGGGGCTGCGCGGCCTGGTGAAGCGCTTCTTCCCGGCGGAGAGCTACTTCCAGTCCACCGACGAGGACGTGGAGGCCTACGGCACGGTCGTGGAGACGATCGCCGAGGTGAGCGAGAGCAGCGACGAGGGACGCATCCGCTTCGGCGGCACCACCTGGGCGGCCCGCTCCGTCCGGGGGGTCCTCCCCGCGGGGACGCCCTGCCGGATCGTGCACCGGGACAACCTGGTCTGGGTGGTGGAGCCCATCAGCGAGCCCCTGCTCGCGGGCTCCTCCACTGACGAAGAGAAGTAA
- a CDS encoding paraslipin yields MWTTLTITLVILGFIGFKTLKVVPMREAFVKERFGKFTGVLRPGLHILVPFMDKVAYRHEMREQVLDIPAQSCITRDNIQVEVDGLVYLKVMDPAKASYGIENYRRASVNLAQTTMRAEIGKLTLDNTFSEREAVNERIVQEIDKASDPWGVKVLRYEIRNITPSYHVIETLEKQMEAERHKRAKITSATAEKESLTAISEGTRQEAINLSEGDRQRRINEAKGRAEEIKLLAHATAEGIRRVAEAIQKPGGDVALKMRLVERFIEELGAVMKESDVTVVPAELANIKGFFEGLTRVSTQIGDGGSSAGR; encoded by the coding sequence ATGTGGACAACCTTGACGATCACCCTGGTCATCCTCGGGTTCATCGGATTCAAGACGCTCAAGGTCGTTCCGATGCGCGAGGCCTTCGTGAAGGAGCGCTTCGGGAAGTTCACCGGTGTCCTGCGGCCGGGGCTGCACATCCTCGTCCCCTTCATGGACAAGGTCGCCTACCGCCACGAGATGCGGGAGCAGGTCCTCGACATCCCGGCGCAGAGCTGCATCACGCGGGACAACATCCAGGTCGAGGTGGACGGCCTCGTCTACCTGAAGGTGATGGACCCGGCCAAGGCGAGCTACGGCATCGAGAACTACCGCCGCGCCAGCGTGAACCTGGCCCAGACGACGATGCGCGCCGAGATCGGCAAGCTCACCCTCGACAACACCTTCTCCGAGCGCGAGGCGGTGAACGAGCGGATCGTGCAGGAGATCGACAAGGCCTCGGACCCCTGGGGCGTGAAGGTGCTGCGCTACGAGATCCGTAACATCACGCCCAGCTACCACGTCATCGAGACCCTCGAGAAGCAGATGGAGGCCGAGCGGCACAAGCGGGCGAAGATCACCTCCGCCACCGCCGAGAAGGAGTCCCTCACCGCCATCTCCGAGGGCACCCGCCAGGAGGCGATCAACCTCTCCGAGGGTGACCGGCAGCGGCGGATCAACGAGGCGAAGGGGCGGGCCGAGGAGATCAAGCTCCTGGCGCACGCCACCGCGGAGGGCATCCGCCGGGTGGCCGAGGCCATCCAGAAGCCCGGCGGCGACGTCGCCCTGAAGATGCGGCTGGTCGAGCGCTTCATCGAGGAGCTCGGCGCGGTGATGAAGGAGAGCGACGTCACGGTGGTCCCCGCCGAGCTCGCCAACATCAAGGGCTTCTTCGAGGGGCTCACCCGGGTCAGCACCCAGATCGGAGACGGAGGGTCCTCCGCCGGCCGCTAG
- a CDS encoding SPFH domain-containing protein, whose translation MDIAINLTIWGLFSLYLVYKLIRSIRFVPNRYEYIVERLGKYRKTLGAGPHLLLPFFDKVSFIRDLKEQTIAVPPQECFTEDNVKVHVDGVMYISVNDSVKASYGVTDYIFAASQLAQTTTRSIIGTLTLDQTFEERDLISVGVVKALTEAGHSWGITVHRYEVKNIVTPETVRNAMEQQVTAERERRATVARAEGEKQTRINRSEGEKAQAVNKSEGEMQRRINEAQGRAEAILSIASATAESIEKIAAVVSLPGGVKAVRLQMLEKYVDQLSNLARPDTRVLLPADLTKPDALYAALGLSEDDLK comes from the coding sequence ATGGACATCGCCATCAACCTCACGATCTGGGGCCTCTTCTCCCTCTACCTGGTCTACAAGCTCATCCGCTCCATCCGCTTCGTTCCCAACCGCTACGAGTACATCGTCGAGCGCCTCGGCAAGTACCGGAAGACCCTCGGCGCGGGCCCCCACCTGCTGCTGCCCTTCTTCGACAAGGTCTCCTTCATCCGGGACCTCAAGGAGCAGACCATCGCGGTCCCGCCGCAGGAGTGCTTCACCGAGGACAACGTGAAGGTCCACGTCGACGGTGTGATGTACATCTCGGTGAACGACTCGGTGAAGGCCAGCTACGGCGTCACCGACTACATCTTCGCCGCCTCGCAGCTGGCGCAGACCACCACCCGCTCGATCATCGGCACCCTCACCCTCGACCAGACCTTCGAGGAGCGGGATCTGATCTCGGTGGGCGTGGTGAAGGCCCTCACCGAGGCGGGCCACTCGTGGGGCATCACCGTGCACCGCTACGAGGTGAAGAACATCGTGACCCCCGAGACGGTGCGCAACGCCATGGAGCAGCAGGTCACCGCCGAGCGCGAGCGCCGGGCCACCGTCGCCCGGGCCGAGGGCGAGAAGCAGACCCGCATCAACCGCTCCGAGGGCGAGAAGGCCCAGGCGGTCAACAAGTCCGAGGGCGAGATGCAGCGGCGGATCAACGAGGCCCAGGGCCGGGCCGAGGCCATCCTCTCCATCGCCTCCGCCACCGCCGAGTCCATCGAGAAGATCGCCGCGGTGGTCTCCCTGCCCGGTGGCGTCAAGGCGGTCCGCCTGCAGATGCTCGAGAAGTACGTCGACCAGCTCTCCAACCTGGCCCGTCCCGACACCCGCGTGCTCCTGCCCGCGGATCTGACCAAACCCGACGCCCTCTACGCAGCCCTCGGGCTCAGCGAGGACGACCTGAAGTAG
- the rnr gene encoding ribonuclease R, with amino-acid sequence MSKTIEGVVRRHRAGFGFLLVDTGDRDDVYLPPEELEGILDGDRVRITVERRGGRERGRVEEVVARGRERVVGTYHEERGATWVDAEDPALGMLQVRPKDGPPVKPGEIVTARIVSFPKEGRGAWGVIERVLGVAGDPAQKVLGIAYAAGFSDAFPAEVEAEAARLPDSVRLEDLAGRRDLRELPLVTIDGIDARDFDDAVYVERLPGGGFRLVVAIADVAHYVIKGSALDQEARHRGTSVYFPTTVLPMLPEHLSNGLCSLNPGVDRLAMVADLIFDRDARTVNTELYEAVIRSHHRLTYAEVGAWIAGEEEATGHEAQAWREHHLPPALELARALSGRRKVRGALDLDLPEPEIVLGRGNRPRQIVRRTRTWAHRLVEEFMLAANEAVAWFFASRGLPTIYRVHDDPDEAKLSAFAEVARAHGLKIDPKTQDDAASLIVALERLEDRRARRALDFLFLRALQRAVYTPQNIGHYGLGATHYLHFTSPIRRYPDLAVHRRLKNHWRDAGKVHDEKALARLGDALARIAHQSSERERAALEAERESDAYFAALYMEPRIGQTFAGTVTAVTEFGAFVRLDDHHVEGLVRAETIAPRWSFDELRHKLSFGKGREPLGLASEVEVVCVGVRVDERKIDLQLADTVGAAPVGRRGRQAAFDDSLREAKARRGGRSKKKTGGSPAPSGRKKKARPGKKERAAKQKPSKKRR; translated from the coding sequence ATGAGCAAGACCATCGAAGGGGTGGTGCGCCGGCATCGCGCCGGTTTCGGCTTCCTCCTCGTCGACACCGGAGACCGGGACGACGTCTACCTCCCCCCGGAGGAACTCGAGGGGATCCTCGACGGCGATCGCGTGCGCATCACCGTGGAGCGCCGCGGCGGCCGGGAGCGGGGCCGCGTCGAGGAGGTCGTCGCGCGCGGGCGCGAGCGCGTCGTGGGAACCTATCACGAGGAGCGGGGCGCGACCTGGGTCGACGCCGAGGATCCGGCCCTGGGCATGCTCCAGGTGCGCCCCAAGGACGGGCCCCCGGTGAAGCCGGGAGAGATCGTCACCGCCCGGATCGTCTCCTTCCCGAAGGAGGGGCGGGGGGCCTGGGGGGTGATCGAGCGGGTGCTGGGCGTCGCCGGTGACCCGGCCCAGAAGGTCCTGGGCATCGCCTACGCAGCCGGCTTCTCCGACGCCTTCCCCGCCGAGGTGGAGGCCGAAGCGGCGCGGCTGCCGGACTCGGTCCGCCTCGAGGATCTCGCCGGCCGGCGGGACCTGCGAGAGCTGCCCCTGGTGACGATCGACGGGATCGACGCCCGGGACTTCGACGACGCCGTCTACGTCGAGCGGCTGCCCGGCGGGGGCTTCCGCCTGGTGGTGGCCATCGCCGACGTCGCCCACTACGTCATCAAGGGCAGCGCCCTGGACCAGGAGGCCCGGCACCGCGGCACCAGCGTCTACTTCCCGACGACGGTGCTGCCGATGCTGCCCGAGCACCTCTCCAACGGCCTCTGCTCCCTCAACCCGGGGGTGGACCGGCTGGCGATGGTGGCCGACCTGATCTTCGACCGCGACGCCCGCACGGTGAACACCGAGCTCTACGAGGCGGTCATCCGCAGCCACCATCGCCTCACCTATGCCGAGGTCGGCGCCTGGATCGCCGGCGAGGAGGAGGCCACCGGCCACGAGGCCCAGGCCTGGCGGGAGCACCACCTGCCCCCGGCCCTGGAGCTGGCCCGGGCCCTCTCGGGGCGGCGCAAGGTCCGCGGCGCGCTGGATCTCGATCTCCCCGAGCCGGAGATCGTGCTGGGGCGGGGCAACCGGCCCCGGCAGATTGTCCGTCGCACCCGCACCTGGGCGCACCGGCTGGTCGAGGAGTTCATGCTCGCGGCCAACGAGGCCGTCGCCTGGTTCTTCGCTTCCCGGGGCCTGCCGACGATCTACCGGGTGCACGACGATCCGGACGAGGCGAAGCTCAGCGCCTTCGCCGAGGTGGCCCGGGCCCACGGGCTGAAGATCGATCCGAAGACCCAGGACGACGCGGCGTCGCTGATCGTCGCCCTCGAGCGCCTGGAAGATCGCCGGGCCCGCCGCGCCCTCGACTTCCTCTTCCTCCGCGCGCTCCAGCGGGCGGTCTATACGCCCCAGAACATCGGCCACTACGGGCTGGGGGCGACCCACTACCTCCACTTCACCTCGCCCATCCGGCGCTACCCCGACCTCGCGGTCCACCGGCGCCTGAAGAACCACTGGCGCGACGCCGGCAAGGTCCACGACGAGAAAGCCCTGGCCCGCCTCGGCGACGCCCTGGCCCGCATCGCCCACCAGTCCAGCGAGCGGGAGCGCGCGGCCCTGGAGGCCGAGCGGGAGTCGGACGCCTACTTCGCGGCGCTCTACATGGAGCCCCGGATCGGGCAGACCTTCGCCGGCACCGTCACCGCGGTCACCGAGTTCGGCGCCTTCGTCCGCCTCGACGACCACCATGTCGAGGGCCTGGTGCGAGCGGAGACCATCGCGCCGAGGTGGTCCTTCGACGAGCTGCGCCACAAGCTCTCCTTCGGCAAGGGCCGCGAGCCCCTCGGGCTGGCCTCGGAGGTCGAGGTCGTCTGCGTCGGGGTGCGGGTCGACGAGCGGAAGATCGATCTGCAGCTCGCCGACACCGTCGGTGCGGCGCCCGTCGGTCGCCGAGGCCGGCAGGCCGCCTTCGACGACAGCCTGCGGGAGGCGAAGGCTCGGAGGGGAGGGCGCTCCAAGAAGAAGACCGGCGGGAGCCCGGCGCCCTCCGGCCGCAAGAAGAAGGCGCGGCCCGGAAAGAAGGAGCGCGCCGCCAAGCAGAAGCCCTCGAAGAAGCGTCGCTGA
- a CDS encoding TonB-dependent receptor gives MALLASTLACVLAPDPSWAEAAPPEAEEAEAEAPLPEEELIDEAALEGAFDFESLEDVGLMDEFALLVQEDVVVSASRRAQRIDDSPSAITVLTREELLASPFDTIADVLRMVPGMDVFLLTVGFPAPGTRSGSSRSAANVLVLVDGRDIIDPLFHFPLLLGLPIDLESIERVEIIRGPASTLYGAGALQGVINFVTRRASEEPLRVEADVSGNGPNTVAAGLRLSGTSGRFSWWASVGMDRAAPYHDASELGLSKVAGRTWARYEGVAFEGTLELGGALQEGSMVTFAGNGAGEFDEVYLRAEAIVKETRLHFLAEHISADLHLDLQLLFPGDDSMVLGRLPDPMSSSTWLYELAAERSWRFGENLRLMSGLQGKIIRHQPRVLVTCPESAPTAFDPEACELDEVVEVRPEAFAQLEWRVRPDLDLNLGVRGGFNTVVVEPGFAPRLTAVYRPAQNHTLRASVARAYRKPSYFELRAHVLLEPGTLQDEDLFRRVQHIFATGVGNEDLRNTKVDNLELGWRARFLEEALRLEVELYASRYLDDVRVDSSRLADIEYFAGLPIIGDSVGLQYINLEEQIWSAGAEVAATWKTPAEGLELSLAYVFDHVLVRSQAADGTVTFEKAMREPEHRIIAGAQYIHRSLRLSASAIWASAYRDNHAAPESIIAPPVSISLGANTLLAGRAGWVFGLGGSEWEAGLTGLMPVLGLELRETAGGYQDDGSNYGGEPIRPRLQGYLRAAF, from the coding sequence GTGGCGCTACTCGCGTCTACCCTCGCCTGCGTCCTGGCGCCGGACCCCTCGTGGGCCGAGGCGGCCCCGCCGGAAGCGGAGGAGGCCGAGGCCGAGGCGCCGCTTCCGGAGGAGGAGCTGATCGACGAGGCTGCCCTGGAGGGGGCCTTCGACTTCGAGTCCCTCGAGGATGTCGGCCTGATGGACGAGTTCGCCCTCCTGGTCCAGGAGGACGTGGTCGTCTCGGCCTCGCGGCGGGCCCAGCGCATCGACGACTCGCCCTCGGCGATCACCGTGCTCACCCGGGAGGAGCTCCTCGCCTCGCCCTTCGACACCATCGCCGACGTCCTGCGGATGGTGCCCGGGATGGACGTCTTCCTCCTGACGGTGGGCTTCCCGGCGCCCGGTACCCGCTCGGGCTCGAGCCGCTCCGCGGCGAACGTGCTGGTGCTGGTCGACGGCCGGGACATCATCGATCCCCTCTTCCACTTCCCGCTGCTCCTCGGCCTGCCCATCGACCTCGAGAGCATCGAGCGGGTCGAGATCATCCGCGGACCGGCCTCGACCCTCTACGGGGCGGGCGCGCTCCAGGGGGTGATCAACTTCGTCACCCGCCGGGCCAGCGAGGAGCCCCTCCGGGTCGAGGCGGACGTCTCGGGCAACGGCCCCAACACGGTGGCCGCCGGGCTGCGCCTCTCGGGGACCTCCGGCCGCTTCAGCTGGTGGGCCTCCGTGGGGATGGACCGCGCCGCGCCCTACCACGACGCGAGCGAGCTGGGCCTCTCCAAGGTCGCCGGGCGGACCTGGGCGCGCTACGAGGGGGTGGCCTTCGAGGGCACCCTGGAGCTGGGCGGCGCGCTGCAGGAGGGGTCGATGGTCACCTTCGCCGGCAACGGCGCCGGTGAGTTCGACGAGGTCTACCTGCGGGCCGAGGCCATCGTGAAGGAGACCCGGCTGCACTTCCTGGCCGAGCACATCTCGGCGGATCTCCACCTCGACCTGCAGCTGCTCTTCCCCGGGGACGACTCGATGGTCCTCGGCCGCCTCCCCGATCCGATGAGCTCCTCCACCTGGCTCTACGAGCTGGCCGCCGAGCGCTCCTGGCGCTTCGGGGAGAACCTCCGCCTGATGAGCGGCCTCCAGGGGAAGATCATCCGCCACCAGCCGCGCGTCCTGGTGACCTGCCCCGAGAGCGCGCCGACGGCCTTCGACCCGGAGGCCTGCGAGCTGGACGAGGTCGTCGAGGTCCGGCCCGAGGCCTTCGCCCAGCTCGAGTGGCGGGTGCGGCCCGACCTGGATCTCAACCTCGGCGTGCGGGGGGGCTTCAACACGGTGGTGGTGGAGCCCGGCTTCGCGCCGAGGCTGACGGCCGTCTACCGGCCGGCCCAGAACCACACCCTGCGGGCCTCGGTCGCCCGGGCCTACCGCAAGCCCTCCTACTTCGAGCTGCGGGCGCACGTGCTCCTCGAGCCCGGGACGCTGCAGGACGAGGATCTCTTCCGCCGGGTGCAGCACATCTTCGCCACCGGCGTCGGCAACGAGGACCTGCGCAACACCAAGGTCGACAACCTCGAGCTCGGCTGGCGGGCTCGCTTCCTCGAGGAGGCCCTGCGCCTGGAGGTCGAGCTCTACGCCTCGCGCTACCTCGACGACGTGCGGGTGGACTCCAGCCGGCTGGCCGACATCGAGTACTTCGCGGGCCTGCCGATCATCGGGGACTCGGTCGGCCTCCAGTACATCAACCTCGAGGAGCAGATCTGGTCGGCCGGCGCCGAGGTGGCGGCGACCTGGAAGACGCCGGCCGAGGGGCTGGAGCTCTCCCTGGCCTATGTCTTCGACCACGTCCTGGTGCGCTCGCAGGCTGCGGACGGGACGGTCACCTTCGAGAAGGCCATGCGAGAGCCCGAGCACCGGATCATCGCCGGGGCGCAGTACATCCACCGGAGCCTGCGGCTGAGCGCGTCGGCCATCTGGGCCAGCGCCTACCGGGACAACCATGCCGCTCCCGAGTCGATCATCGCGCCGCCGGTCTCCATCTCGCTGGGCGCCAACACCCTGTTGGCCGGCCGGGCCGGCTGGGTCTTCGGCCTGGGGGGCAGCGAGTGGGAGGCCGGCCTGACCGGCCTGATGCCGGTACTGGGGCTGGAGCTGCGGGAGACGGCCGGCGGCTACCAGGACGACGGCAGCAACTACGGCGGCGAGCCCATCCGGCCCCGGCTCCAGGGCTACCTGCGCGCCGCCTTCTAG
- the wecB gene encoding UDP-N-acetylglucosamine 2-epimerase (non-hydrolyzing), producing MTRRVLVVCGTRPEAIKVAPVVLALQEHPDFEARLCATAQHRQMLDQVLEIFELVPDHDLDVMTPGQDLFGVTAAVLQGMKGVLEAERPDVVLVQGDTTTAFAAGLAAFYLKIPLGHIEAGLRTHQKYSPFPEEKSRHMLGTLADFHFPPTEASRANLLRENVPAERIWVTGNTVIDALKRVSARLEGEGEDARWRAHLRERFGLALPPEGERILLVTGHRRENFGEGIARICAALKSLAAAHADLQIVYPVHPNPRVIEPVRALLAGQPNIHLIEPLDYTPFLFLMKNAHLVLTDSGGIQEEAPSLGKPVLVMRDTTERPEGVEAGTVKLVGTSTEAIVEGTEALLRDPAAYEAMARTENPYGDGKASARILEALLTAFG from the coding sequence ATGACCCGTCGCGTTCTCGTCGTCTGTGGCACCCGTCCCGAGGCCATCAAGGTCGCGCCGGTGGTCCTGGCCCTCCAGGAGCACCCCGACTTCGAGGCCCGCCTCTGCGCCACCGCGCAGCACCGGCAGATGCTCGATCAGGTCCTGGAGATCTTCGAGCTGGTGCCCGACCACGACCTCGACGTGATGACCCCCGGGCAGGACCTCTTCGGGGTGACCGCCGCGGTCCTCCAGGGGATGAAGGGGGTCCTGGAGGCGGAGCGCCCGGACGTGGTGCTGGTGCAGGGCGACACCACCACCGCCTTCGCCGCTGGCCTGGCGGCCTTCTACCTGAAGATCCCGCTGGGCCACATCGAGGCCGGGCTGCGCACCCACCAGAAGTACAGCCCCTTCCCAGAGGAGAAGAGCCGGCACATGCTCGGCACCCTGGCGGACTTCCACTTCCCGCCGACCGAGGCCTCGCGGGCGAACCTCCTGCGGGAGAACGTCCCGGCCGAGCGGATCTGGGTGACGGGCAACACGGTCATCGACGCCCTGAAGCGGGTCTCGGCGCGCCTGGAGGGGGAGGGGGAGGACGCCCGCTGGCGGGCGCATCTCCGGGAGCGCTTCGGGCTCGCGCTGCCGCCGGAGGGCGAGCGGATCCTCCTGGTCACCGGCCACCGCCGGGAGAACTTCGGCGAGGGCATCGCGAGGATCTGCGCGGCCCTGAAGTCCCTCGCCGCGGCGCACGCCGACCTCCAGATCGTCTATCCGGTGCACCCGAACCCCCGGGTGATCGAGCCGGTGCGAGCGCTGCTGGCGGGGCAGCCCAACATCCACCTCATCGAGCCCCTCGACTACACCCCCTTCCTCTTCCTGATGAAGAACGCCCACCTGGTGCTCACCGACTCCGGCGGCATCCAGGAGGAGGCCCCCTCCCTGGGGAAGCCGGTGCTCGTGATGCGCGACACCACCGAGCGGCCGGAGGGGGTCGAGGCCGGGACCGTGAAGCTGGTCGGGACCAGCACCGAGGCCATCGTGGAGGGCACCGAGGCGCTGCTTCGCGACCCCGCGGCCTACGAGGCCATGGCGCGCACGGAGAACCCCTACGGCGACGGGAAGGCCTCCGCCCGGATCCTGGAGGCGCTGCTCACGGCGTTCGGCTGA